The proteins below come from a single Malus domestica chromosome 03, GDT2T_hap1 genomic window:
- the LOC114824068 gene encoding RNA demethylase ALKBH10B-like has translation MAMAVGPAASPTDGAAPVLGPAMMPMQAPVTVVSDQLAKDAIIGWYRGEFAAANAIIDALCGHLTQLSGGGGAEYASVFAAIHRRRINWIPVLQMQRHHSIADVMLELRNVGPKKVRVEDCVENGNVLRAEENCKSDEVKSCLDAEKDKDSDEKVAESNGIVAADEVAEEEASPDSEITDSGSQEAQLNSVNEEICSNHDECEERRTQIKLTKGFSAKELVRGRMVNVVKGLKLYEDIFTDTELCRLTDFVNDLHTAGLNGELSGETFILFNKQVKGNRRELIQFGVPIFGQIKEDTTNNIGPIPALLEDVIDHFVLWQLIPEYKRPNGCIINFFDEGEYSQPFLKPPHLDQPIATLLLSESAMAFGRTLLSDNDGNYKGPLMLSLKQGSLLVMRGNSADMSRHVMCPSPNRRVSITFFRVRVDSNQFQSPQTPTHNGAMTLWQPGMVSPYAVPDGAALNGYEAMDVMPKWGVLRAPVVMITPVRPMVMSPRKVPQSGTGVFLPWTRGSRKPAKHLPPRAQKGRLMALPSPAETHVADSTSEPGISV, from the exons ATGGCGATGGCGGTTGGGCCAGCTGCGTCGCCGACTGATGGAGCCGCCCCCGTGTTGGGACCCGCAATGATGCCGATGCAGGCTCCGGTGACTGTGGTATCTGACCAGCTGGCGAAGGACGCAATTATCGGGTGGTACAGAGGAGAGTTCGCGGCGGCAAATGCAATCATCGATGCCCTCTGCGGCCACCTGACTCAGCTTAGCGGGGGAGGAGGCGCCGAGTACGCCTCTGTTTTCGCAGCGATACATCGGAGAAGGATCAATTGGATCCCGGTGCTCCAGATGCAGAGGCACCACTCCATTGCCGATGTGATGCTGGAGCTGCGAAACGTCGGGCCGAAGAAGGTAAGGGTGGAAGACTGCGTGGAGAACGGCAACGTTTTGAGAGCAGAAGAAAATTGCAAGAGCGACGAGGTTAAGTCGTGTTTGGACGCCGAGAAAGACAAGGATAGTGACGAGAAGGTGGCGGAGAGTAATGGAATCGTCGCCGCCGATGAGGTTGCCGAAGAAGAGGCGTCGCCGGATAGCGAGATTACTGATTCAG GTTCACAAGAAGCGCAGCTCAATTCAGTAAACGAGGAGATATGCTCTAATCATGACGAGTGTGAGGAGCGTCGTACCCAGATCAAATTGACGAAAGGTTTCTCAGCAAAGGAGTTGGTCAGAGGGCGTATG GTGAATGTCGTGAAAGGGTTAAAGCTATACGAGGACATATTCACTGACACCGAACTCTGCAGATTGACTGACTTCGTAAATGATCTCCACACGGCTGGACTTAATGGAGAGCTCTCAG GCGAGACCTTCATTTTGTTCAACAAGCAGGTTAAGGGAAACAGGAGAGAGCTGATTCAGTTTGGCGTTCCAATTTTCGGGCAGATCAAGGAGGACACTACAA ACAATATAGGGCCGATTCCAGCTCTTCTCGAAGATGTGATTGATCATTTTGTACTATGGCAGTTAATTCCGGAGTATAAACGACCGAATGGTTGCATCATCAACTTCTTTGATGAG GGAGAATATTCACAGCCATTCCTGAAACCACCCCATTTGGACCAGCCCATCGCCACTCTTCTCCTCTCTGAATCAGCAATGGCTTTCGGGCGCACCCTTCTAAGCGATAATGATGGGAACTACAAGGGGCCGCTGATGCTATCGCTGAAACAAGG ATCCCTTTTAGTCATGAGGGGAAACAGTGCTGACATGTCACGACACGTGATGTGTCCATCTCCAAACAGAAGGGTGAGCATTACATTCTTCAGAGTCCGAGTAGACTCCAACCAGTTCCAGTCGCCCCAAACTCCAACCCACAATGGTGCCATGACTCTATGGCAACCCGGGATGGTGAGCCCATACGCGGTACCAGATGGAGCAGCTCTCAATGGTTATGAGGCAATGGATGTGATGCCCAAATGGGGTGTCCTTCGTGCTCCAGTAGTCATGATAACCCCCGTTCGTCCCATGGTAATGAGCCCTCGAAAAGTTCCTCAAAGTGGTACCGGGGTTTTCTTGCCCTGGACCAGGGGGTCAAGAAAACCAGCAAAGCATCTTCCACCTCGCGCCCAAAAGGGACGGCTTATGGCACTCCCTTCCCCAGCAGAAACACATGTGGCAGATTCCACTTCTGAGCCCGGCATCAGTGTCTAA
- the LOC114824069 gene encoding uncharacterized protein — translation MCALHFKRTLTFLNSHLSLSLSLQFSGNSQSLCFPKFSSMNFFKSVFSDDPDPSYPESESPTTQPNPNRTGNTGGWNFGDLIKTLATKSESVIETYRRDLQEFGSGLKKEMEVAQGSLETVGHVIDKFGNTVLKGTAEIIAQGKDAILADDEADSSDAKDQSFSSQQGLNSKRYSRFDAQVRAIQGDPSTYCEEPEDLDDYEKWKSGFDLEEKGEEIGRLFKENGAMEGIYKSVVSNSVDHESFWCSYFYRVHKLRQAEEVRVNLVKRAISVEEDEELSWDVDDDEYDDNVSNVVSKENSGKSTEVAAEGSGKDGRVEDLRVGNEVGEKSSNNVGEGSSVSEETNVVLKKGDLAANSELVSKDSEQKIVMEESSPVGESQVVDQKKGSALELSGEKESKKKMQVEGDSGKKDLPLKSEEKAAVEGKKNGAAESGKDNETPEAEDLGWDEIEDLSSIDDKKVSHGGGSGSPTDKAELRKRLSTAAEEEEEDLSWDIEDDDDDVPAKT, via the coding sequence ATGTGCGCTCTACACTTCAAGCGCACGTTAACATTCCTAAattcccatctctctctctctctctctctccaattttctgGTAATTCCCAATCCCTCTGCTTTCCCAAATTTTCCTCCATGAATTTCTTCAAATCCGTATTCTCCGACGACCCAGATCCCTCCTACCCCGAATCCGAATCCCCAACGACCCAACCCAATCCCAACCGTACCGGCAACACCGGCGGATGGAATTTCGGCGATCTGATCAAAACCCTAGCGACCAAATCCGAGTCGGTGATTGAGACATACCGCCGCGACCTGCAGGAATTCGGGTCGGGTCTGAAGAAAGAGATGGAGGTGGCTCAGGGGTCGTTGGAGACGGTGGGGCACGTCATCGACAAGTTCGGGAACACAGTGCTGAAAGGGACGGCCGAGATCATCGCTCAGGGCAAGGACGCGATCCTTGCCGACGACGAAGCGGATTCCTCCGATGCCAAAGATCAAAGCTTTAGCTCTCAGCAGGGCTTGAATTCGAAACGGTACAGTAGGTTTGACGCTCAGGTGCGTGCGATTCAGGGTGACCCTAGCACTTACTGCGAGGAGCCTGAGGATTTGGATGATTACGAAAAATGGAAATCTGGGTTTGATTTGGAGGAGAAAGGTGAAGAAATTGGGAGGCTTTTCAAAGAAAACGGAGCTATGGAGGGGATTTACAAAAGTGTTGTTTCGAATAGCGTTGATCACGAAAGCTTTTGGTGTAGTTACTTTTATAGGGTTCATAAGCTGAGGCAGGCTGAGGAAGTGAGAGTGAATCTCGTTAAGCGGGCGATTTCTGTTGAGGAGGATGAGGAGTTAAGTTGGgatgttgatgatgatgagtATGATGACAATGTGAGCAATGTGGTGTCGAAAGAGAATTCGGGGAAAAGTACTGAAGTAGCTGCTGAAGGTTCTGGTAAAGATGGGAGAGTTGAGGACTTGAGGGTTGGGAATGAGGTTGGAGAGAAGAGTTCCAATAATGTGGGAGAGGGGAGCAGTGTTAGTGAAGAGACTAATGTGGTGTTGAAGAAGGGCGATTTAGCCGCGAATAGCGAATTGGTCAGCAAAGATTCTGAGCAAAAGATTGTTATGGAAGAGAGCAGCCCTGTTGGGGaatctcaagttgttgatcAGAAGAAGGGTAGTGCTTTGGAGTTGAGTGGCGAAAAGGAGTCCAAAAAGAAAATGCAGGTAGAAGGGGATTCCGGGAAGAAAGATTTACCATTGAAATCGGAGGAGAAAGCGGCAGTGGAAGGGAAGAAGAATGGGGCTGCTGAATCCGGTAAAGACAATGAAACGCCGGAGGCAGAAGACCTTGGGTGGGATGAGATTGAGGATCTTAGCAGCATTGATGATAAAAAAGTTAGCCATGGTGGTGGAAGTGGAAGTCCTACTGATAAAGCCGAGCTCCGAAAGCGGCTCAGTACTGcagctgaagaagaagaagaagatttaaGCTGGGATATTGAggatgacgatgatgatgtACCAGCTAAAACTTGA